One Streptosporangium sp. NBC_01495 DNA window includes the following coding sequences:
- a CDS encoding serine/threonine-protein kinase — protein MAEAQPEGRRIASRYQLLEAIGRGGMGIVWRAHDELLDREVAIKEVRYADMLGEDSQEDFNRRTKREARAAGRLTHPNVVVVHDVVEEDGRPWIVMQLVESRSLGKVLRQDGPLPPRRVAEIGLKLLEALRAAHAQGVLHRDVKPENVLLADDGRVVLTDFGIATLEAETALTMTGIAGTPAFIPPERIKGGSAQRESDLWSLGATLYAAVEGKPPHDRGGALPTMHAILNDEPEPPVHAGPLAPVLEGLLRKDPALRMPYKEAVRLLRRVAEGESDRDRPARTAVMPAVNPGDDTDPGIRFQPGAVPETGAKLDSVPSEPSDSKDEAAPAPREKPRKAAAKAPAEAVRPKPAPAKPAPSAAGSAAAGSAAAGSAEKAKEAPEKASSAAKGGQPPEAEAGSPASDAGAGSPAADAGAGALAPEAGAGSKASRPTGEATPAPPASSAAEAAPPVLPRFAPKPKPATGAKPTPKPEPEPAAEAAPPILPRFAPKPKPATGPAPSPEPAPEPEDAAPPVLPRFAPKPKPATGAKPTPKPEPAADVAPAHETKPGTVPSASAGLAAGKRPVAPRTSRENAPPATEPGSERRRPVSRPNPFPPVGREPAPRPEPAGEREPASASRAEPAAREEPPAPSYGDHGHGTGTFAPGGPDTSRVKRGLLVLVPALLIVGGIAGWLGMRSGDETPQARPGEAGASSASNAPSGATETTPEGSPDPETSPSSSTSPSSPSGSPSASPSSSPSPTKTEEKSPLPSGWKMHKDSNGFSIGLPKGWGVDKRPGNQVWFRGPDRTSFVFVEYVDKAGPDPKKDWENQERVVRGGFSGYDRIRIANVKYMVKAADWEFTWNTSSGKVRVINRGFVTKGGRGYAIYWHTLAKDWKKNMHLFEGFTATFSSKK, from the coding sequence GCCCGAGGGGCGCCGTATCGCCTCCCGCTACCAGCTGCTCGAAGCCATCGGGCGGGGTGGCATGGGCATCGTGTGGCGGGCCCACGACGAGCTCCTCGACCGTGAGGTCGCGATCAAGGAGGTCCGCTACGCCGACATGCTCGGCGAGGACAGCCAGGAGGACTTCAACCGGCGCACCAAGCGCGAGGCGCGTGCGGCCGGGCGCCTGACGCACCCGAACGTGGTGGTCGTCCACGACGTCGTCGAGGAGGACGGGCGTCCCTGGATCGTCATGCAGCTGGTGGAGTCGCGCTCCCTCGGCAAGGTGCTGCGCCAGGACGGGCCGCTGCCTCCGCGGCGGGTCGCGGAGATCGGCCTCAAGCTGCTGGAGGCGCTGCGCGCCGCCCACGCCCAGGGGGTGCTGCACCGCGACGTCAAGCCGGAGAACGTGCTGCTGGCCGACGACGGCCGGGTGGTGCTGACCGACTTCGGCATCGCCACGCTCGAGGCCGAGACCGCGCTGACCATGACCGGCATCGCGGGCACGCCCGCCTTCATCCCGCCGGAGCGCATCAAGGGCGGCAGCGCGCAGCGCGAGTCCGACCTGTGGTCGCTCGGCGCGACCCTGTACGCCGCCGTCGAGGGCAAGCCCCCGCACGACCGGGGCGGGGCGCTGCCGACCATGCACGCCATCCTGAACGACGAGCCCGAGCCCCCGGTCCACGCCGGGCCGCTGGCTCCCGTCCTCGAAGGGCTGCTCCGCAAGGATCCGGCGCTGCGCATGCCCTACAAGGAGGCCGTACGGCTGCTGCGCAGGGTGGCCGAGGGCGAGAGCGACCGGGACCGGCCCGCCAGGACCGCCGTCATGCCGGCCGTGAACCCCGGGGACGACACCGATCCCGGGATCCGCTTCCAGCCCGGCGCCGTCCCCGAGACGGGCGCGAAGCTGGACTCCGTACCCTCGGAACCCTCGGACTCCAAGGACGAGGCCGCTCCCGCGCCCCGCGAGAAGCCGCGCAAGGCCGCCGCGAAGGCACCGGCCGAAGCCGTACGGCCGAAGCCCGCCCCCGCGAAGCCCGCTCCCTCGGCGGCCGGTTCAGCGGCGGCCGGTTCAGCGGCGGCCGGTTCAGCGGAGAAGGCGAAGGAGGCACCGGAGAAGGCCTCGTCCGCCGCGAAGGGCGGCCAGCCTCCCGAGGCCGAAGCCGGATCACCCGCTTCAGACGCCGGAGCGGGATCACCCGCCGCGGACGCCGGAGCGGGTGCACTGGCTCCCGAGGCGGGAGCGGGCTCGAAGGCGAGCCGTCCCACCGGCGAGGCCACCCCCGCTCCCCCGGCGTCCTCCGCCGCCGAGGCCGCGCCTCCGGTCCTGCCCAGGTTCGCCCCGAAACCGAAACCCGCCACCGGCGCGAAGCCCACCCCGAAACCCGAACCCGAACCCGCCGCCGAGGCCGCGCCTCCGATCCTGCCCAGGTTCGCCCCCAAGCCGAAACCCGCCACCGGCCCCGCCCCGAGCCCCGAGCCCGCCCCGGAGCCCGAGGACGCGGCGCCCCCGGTCCTGCCCAGGTTCGCGCCCAAACCGAAACCCGCCACCGGCGCGAAGCCCACCCCGAAACCCGAGCCCGCCGCCGACGTCGCACCGGCCCATGAGACGAAGCCTGGCACGGTGCCCTCCGCGTCCGCCGGCCTCGCCGCCGGGAAGAGACCCGTCGCGCCCAGGACGAGCCGCGAGAACGCCCCGCCGGCCACGGAGCCGGGATCCGAGCGTCGGAGGCCCGTCTCGCGTCCCAACCCCTTCCCGCCCGTGGGGCGCGAGCCCGCGCCGAGGCCGGAGCCCGCCGGGGAACGGGAACCCGCCTCCGCCTCCAGGGCCGAGCCCGCCGCACGGGAGGAGCCCCCGGCCCCCTCCTACGGGGACCACGGCCACGGGACCGGCACGTTCGCCCCCGGGGGGCCGGACACCTCCCGGGTGAAGCGGGGTCTGCTGGTGCTCGTGCCCGCGCTGCTGATCGTCGGCGGGATCGCCGGCTGGCTCGGCATGCGCAGCGGCGACGAGACCCCGCAGGCCAGGCCGGGCGAGGCGGGCGCGTCCAGCGCGTCGAACGCCCCGAGCGGTGCCACCGAGACGACCCCGGAGGGCTCGCCGGACCCGGAGACGTCACCGTCCTCCTCAACGTCCCCGTCGTCCCCGTCAGGGTCCCCTTCGGCGTCCCCGTCGTCCAGCCCGAGCCCCACCAAGACGGAGGAGAAGTCCCCCCTCCCCTCCGGCTGGAAGATGCACAAGGACAGCAACGGCTTCTCGATCGGCCTGCCCAAGGGGTGGGGCGTGGACAAGCGGCCCGGCAATCAGGTGTGGTTCCGCGGCCCCGACCGGACGAGCTTCGTCTTCGTCGAGTACGTCGACAAGGCGGGCCCCGATCCGAAGAAGGACTGGGAGAACCAGGAGAGAGTCGTCCGGGGCGGCTTCTCCGGCTACGACCGGATCAGGATCGCGAACGTCAAGTACATGGTGAAGGCCGCCGACTGGGAGTTCACCTGGAACACCAGCTCGGGCAAGGTCCGCGTGATCAACCGGGGGTTCGTCACCAAGGGCGGCCGGGGGTATGCGATTTACTGGCATACCCTGGCCAAGGACTGGAAGAAGAACATGCACCTCTTCGAGGGGTTCACCGCGACCTTCTCCTCGAAAAAGTGA
- a CDS encoding serine/threonine-protein kinase produces the protein MAERKVAGRYRLLEHIGEGGMGIVWRAHDELLDRVVAVKEVRHRGVDEATRTDLNRRTIREARTAGRLDHPSVVIVHDVVEEDGRPWIVMQLVRSRSLGEIVRSGGPLPPERVASVGLHVLGALRAAHAAGVLHRDVKPENVLLADDGRVVLTDFGIASMTQETGITRTGAMVGTPAFLPPERLHGLPATPESDLWSLGATLYAAMEGRPPFERATAAATMMAVLHGEPSPMTHSGPLSMAILGLMARDPAARMVPDQVEALLNRASSSGPASGRAARPGQRAYGSPGFQTDPPRADPPPLQDAARDAWRPEYGDPLGGPGQPRHPAAHTHPGQSPYAAGHTPAEQSRPPAARTRPEQPPYTPHTPPEPYTHPGQSPYTHPGQQAYAHHEQPPYAQVGQVGQVGQQAYGSEPPPPGSWPGREQPTDTGAEPARRARAGRLALLAGVPALVVTVGIGAWLVLRDPGAPVDTGDNRADATAPITAPTPATPPEATSTPEATPTATPRPARTVPRGWRLHRDPMGFSVAVPRNWQVKRFSGRDRVEFRAPGASGVLWIESTDDPETNPVRHWEKVERAGTADNVWPGYRRIGITPLVYRGVPAADWEFTYLKNGVRTRVLDRGFRTLADRPYAIYWESPASGWDRSFFDMFTRTFRP, from the coding sequence ATGGCGGAAAGAAAGGTGGCGGGCCGCTACCGGCTGCTCGAACACATCGGCGAGGGCGGCATGGGCATCGTCTGGCGCGCCCACGACGAGCTCCTCGACCGGGTGGTGGCCGTCAAGGAGGTCCGCCACCGGGGGGTCGACGAGGCCACCCGCACCGACCTGAACCGGCGCACCATCCGCGAGGCCAGGACCGCGGGGCGCCTCGACCATCCTTCCGTGGTCATCGTGCACGACGTGGTCGAGGAGGACGGGCGGCCCTGGATCGTGATGCAGCTGGTCCGGTCCCGCTCGCTGGGTGAGATCGTCCGCTCGGGCGGGCCGCTCCCGCCCGAGCGGGTCGCCTCGGTGGGGCTGCACGTGCTGGGCGCGCTGCGGGCCGCGCACGCCGCGGGGGTGCTGCACCGCGACGTCAAGCCGGAGAACGTGCTGCTGGCCGACGACGGCCGGGTGGTGCTGACCGACTTCGGCATCGCCTCCATGACGCAGGAGACCGGCATCACCCGTACGGGCGCGATGGTGGGCACTCCCGCGTTCCTGCCCCCCGAGCGGTTGCACGGGCTGCCCGCCACCCCCGAGTCGGACCTGTGGTCGCTCGGGGCGACGCTGTACGCGGCCATGGAGGGCCGCCCCCCGTTCGAGCGGGCCACGGCCGCCGCCACCATGATGGCGGTCCTCCACGGCGAGCCGAGCCCCATGACCCACTCGGGTCCCCTGTCGATGGCGATCCTCGGGCTGATGGCCAGGGACCCCGCCGCCCGGATGGTCCCCGACCAGGTCGAGGCCCTGCTCAACCGCGCCTCCTCCTCCGGTCCGGCCTCCGGGCGGGCGGCGCGTCCCGGGCAGCGGGCGTACGGCTCCCCCGGGTTCCAGACCGACCCGCCGCGTGCCGACCCGCCGCCGCTTCAGGACGCGGCGCGGGACGCGTGGCGGCCGGAGTACGGGGATCCCCTGGGCGGTCCCGGGCAGCCTCGCCACCCGGCCGCGCACACGCACCCCGGGCAGTCCCCGTACGCGGCCGGGCACACGCCCGCCGAGCAGTCCCGTCCCCCGGCGGCGCGCACGCGGCCGGAGCAGCCTCCGTACACGCCCCACACGCCCCCCGAGCCGTACACGCACCCCGGGCAGTCCCCGTACACACACCCCGGGCAGCAGGCCTACGCGCACCACGAGCAGCCTCCGTACGCGCAGGTCGGGCAGGTCGGGCAGGTCGGGCAGCAGGCGTACGGCTCCGAACCCCCGCCTCCCGGCTCCTGGCCGGGGCGGGAGCAGCCCACGGACACGGGGGCCGAGCCCGCGCGGCGGGCGAGGGCGGGGCGACTGGCGCTCCTGGCCGGGGTGCCCGCGCTCGTGGTGACGGTCGGGATCGGCGCGTGGCTGGTCCTGCGGGATCCGGGCGCTCCGGTGGACACCGGTGACAACCGGGCCGACGCCACGGCCCCGATCACCGCCCCCACCCCCGCCACGCCGCCGGAGGCGACCTCCACCCCGGAGGCGACCCCGACGGCGACGCCGCGTCCGGCCAGAACCGTCCCCAGGGGCTGGCGGCTGCACCGCGACCCGATGGGCTTCTCCGTCGCGGTGCCCAGGAACTGGCAGGTCAAGCGGTTCTCCGGCCGCGACAGGGTGGAGTTCCGCGCCCCCGGCGCGAGCGGTGTCCTGTGGATCGAGTCGACCGACGACCCGGAGACGAACCCGGTCAGGCACTGGGAGAAGGTGGAGCGGGCCGGAACGGCCGACAACGTCTGGCCGGGCTACCGGCGGATCGGCATCACCCCGCTGGTGTACCGGGGGGTGCCGGCCGCCGACTGGGAGTTCACCTACCTCAAGAACGGGGTCCGCACGCGCGTCCTGGACCGGGGCTTCCGCACCCTCGCCGACAGGCCGTACGCGATCTACTGGGAGAGCCCGGCCTCCGGGTGGGACCGCTCGTTCTTCGACATGTTCACCAGGACCTTCCGGCCGTGA
- a CDS encoding AraC family transcriptional regulator, translated as MSDLERARFWRTPALPGVELLKARYVTHRFPPHAHEGYTIAMILSGLEEFAYRGTVHRVGPGSLAMLNPQEAHDGHAGVPDGWSYRVLYPSVEFVSDIADELMTGPGTPCFPETVVHHPPTVALLLAAHDAAEGGDDLASSTLARTAFAALLSRHASRRPPGTPRWDNDPAVRRAREILHERLVGPPTIEDLARAVGMSPFALIRAFKAATGLPPHAYLNTLRIIRARRLLQAGTPPAQVAGDVGFTDQAHLSRHFKRTVGVPPAAYQRAGTYKTGA; from the coding sequence GTGAGCGACCTGGAGAGGGCGCGTTTCTGGCGTACCCCGGCCCTGCCGGGGGTGGAACTCCTCAAGGCCAGATACGTGACCCACCGCTTCCCGCCGCACGCGCACGAGGGGTACACGATCGCGATGATCCTGTCCGGGCTGGAGGAGTTCGCCTACCGGGGCACCGTCCACCGCGTGGGTCCGGGCAGCCTGGCCATGCTCAACCCCCAGGAGGCCCACGACGGCCACGCGGGCGTCCCCGACGGGTGGTCCTACCGGGTGCTGTACCCGTCGGTCGAGTTCGTCTCCGACATCGCCGACGAGCTGATGACCGGGCCCGGCACCCCCTGTTTCCCCGAGACCGTCGTCCATCACCCGCCCACCGTCGCGCTGCTACTGGCCGCGCACGACGCCGCGGAGGGGGGCGACGACCTCGCCTCCTCGACGCTGGCCCGCACGGCCTTCGCCGCCCTGCTCAGCCGGCACGCCTCCCGCCGTCCCCCGGGCACGCCGCGCTGGGACAACGACCCGGCGGTGCGGCGTGCCCGGGAGATCCTGCACGAGCGGCTCGTCGGCCCGCCCACGATCGAGGACCTGGCGCGGGCGGTGGGCATGAGCCCCTTCGCCCTGATCCGGGCTTTCAAGGCGGCCACCGGGCTGCCCCCGCACGCCTACCTGAACACGCTGCGGATCATCCGGGCCCGGCGGCTTCTCCAGGCGGGCACGCCTCCCGCGCAGGTCGCCGGGGACGTGGGGTTCACCGACCAGGCCCACCTGAGCAGGCACTTCAAGCGGACGGTGGGCGTGCCACCGGCCGCGTACCAGCGCGCAGGAACGTACAAGACCGGGGCCTGA
- a CDS encoding AzlC family ABC transporter permease: METITRSSAIRDGLGVGIAVGLSGVAFGAAAVTAGLSVAQACVLSLFAFTGASQFALVGVVAGGGNLVAGTAGAMLLGARNSLYGLRMAGVLDIQGWRRPLTAQGVIDETTAVALAQPDEESARTAFLVTFASLYLTWNATTLVGALGTSWVADPSVFGLDAVGPVAFLAILWPRLTGSGAETRALRLIAGGGAAVALAATPFTPPGVPVLLASVAVLAVILRRPK; this comes from the coding sequence ATGGAAACAATCACTCGCTCCTCCGCGATCAGGGACGGACTGGGGGTGGGGATCGCCGTCGGGCTGTCGGGGGTGGCCTTCGGCGCCGCGGCGGTCACCGCGGGGCTCAGCGTCGCGCAGGCGTGCGTGCTGAGCCTGTTCGCCTTCACCGGCGCCTCGCAGTTCGCCCTGGTCGGCGTCGTCGCGGGCGGCGGCAACCTGGTCGCGGGCACGGCCGGCGCGATGCTGCTGGGCGCCCGCAACAGCCTGTACGGCCTCCGCATGGCCGGGGTGCTCGACATCCAGGGATGGCGTAGGCCGCTGACGGCCCAGGGGGTGATCGACGAGACGACGGCGGTCGCCCTGGCCCAGCCGGACGAGGAGTCGGCCAGGACCGCGTTCCTGGTCACCTTCGCCAGCCTCTATCTGACCTGGAACGCCACCACCCTGGTCGGCGCGCTGGGCACCTCCTGGGTGGCCGACCCCTCGGTGTTCGGCCTGGACGCGGTCGGCCCCGTGGCATTCCTGGCCATCCTGTGGCCCCGGCTCACCGGGAGCGGCGCCGAGACCCGCGCGCTGCGCCTGATCGCGGGCGGCGGCGCGGCGGTCGCGCTGGCCGCGACCCCGTTCACCCCGCCGGGCGTGCCCGTGCTGCTCGCGTCCGTGGCCGTGCTCGCGGTGATCCTGAGGAGACCGAAGTGA
- a CDS encoding AzlD domain-containing protein yields MTIWWAVVVTCVACYALKLAGLSAPRRILDHPGVQRFATLVPVALLAALIAVQTFGEGQGLHLDWPRTAGMGAAVVALLLRAPFLVVLAAAAVVTAALRHVLS; encoded by the coding sequence GTGACCATCTGGTGGGCCGTCGTCGTCACCTGCGTCGCCTGTTACGCGCTGAAGCTCGCCGGGCTGTCGGCGCCGCGCCGCATCCTCGACCACCCGGGGGTGCAGCGCTTCGCGACGCTGGTCCCGGTGGCCCTGCTGGCGGCGTTGATCGCGGTGCAGACCTTCGGTGAGGGACAGGGGCTGCACCTCGACTGGCCGCGTACCGCGGGGATGGGTGCCGCCGTCGTGGCACTGCTGCTGCGCGCCCCGTTCCTGGTGGTCCTCGCCGCGGCGGCCGTCGTCACCGCCGCGCTGCGCCACGTCCTGAGCTGA
- a CDS encoding sensor histidine kinase, giving the protein MSLRTRLVLTVVGLVALALGTAAGATFGALQDWRGHNSARLLALTTPEALVAASDELTERVALVMIGSSAFALVCLTLLAAHLIRRGLRPLDRIVETAAAIGEGNLERRIEAAPATGEVGRLGHALNQMLTQIEEAFREREASEDRLRRFVADASHELRTPIASIRGYAELFRRGADTRPEDLAKAMRRIEAEATRMGSLVDEMLLLARLDQGRPLERVPVELTALAADAVADILAIEPLRPLSLECDGPVEVPGDAARIRQIVGNLLANVLSHTPEGTAAVVRIRVDDEHAVVEVADEGPGLTEEQGALVFERFHRAGHPREGARQGGAGLGLSIVAAVAAAHGGDATVISRPGAGATFRVRFPRGTGDLSSGRGAARR; this is encoded by the coding sequence ATGTCGCTGCGGACCCGCCTAGTGCTGACCGTCGTGGGCCTGGTCGCCCTGGCGCTCGGGACGGCGGCGGGGGCGACGTTCGGCGCGCTGCAGGACTGGCGCGGCCACAACAGCGCCCGGCTGCTCGCCCTCACCACCCCCGAGGCGCTCGTGGCCGCCTCCGACGAGCTGACCGAACGCGTCGCCCTGGTCATGATCGGCTCCTCGGCGTTCGCGCTCGTCTGCCTGACCCTGCTCGCCGCCCACCTGATCCGCCGGGGGCTGCGCCCGCTGGACCGCATCGTCGAGACCGCGGCGGCCATCGGCGAGGGCAACCTGGAGCGCCGCATCGAGGCGGCGCCGGCCACCGGGGAGGTGGGTCGCCTGGGTCACGCGCTCAACCAGATGCTCACCCAGATCGAGGAGGCGTTCCGCGAGAGGGAGGCGTCCGAGGACCGGCTGCGCCGCTTCGTCGCCGACGCCTCCCACGAGCTGCGCACCCCGATCGCCTCCATCCGCGGCTACGCCGAGCTGTTCCGGCGCGGCGCGGACACCCGGCCGGAAGACCTGGCCAAGGCCATGCGCAGGATCGAGGCCGAGGCCACCCGGATGGGCTCCCTGGTCGACGAGATGCTGCTGCTGGCCCGCCTCGACCAGGGCCGTCCCCTGGAGCGCGTCCCGGTGGAGCTGACCGCGCTCGCCGCCGACGCGGTGGCCGACATCCTCGCCATCGAGCCGCTCAGGCCGCTGTCGCTGGAGTGCGACGGACCCGTCGAGGTGCCAGGCGACGCCGCCAGGATCCGCCAGATCGTCGGCAACCTGCTGGCCAACGTGCTCAGCCACACCCCGGAGGGGACCGCGGCGGTCGTCAGGATCCGGGTGGACGACGAGCACGCCGTGGTCGAGGTGGCCGACGAGGGGCCGGGCCTCACCGAGGAGCAGGGCGCCCTGGTCTTCGAGCGTTTCCACCGGGCAGGTCACCCTCGCGAGGGCGCCCGCCAGGGGGGCGCGGGCCTCGGGCTGTCCATCGTCGCCGCCGTCGCCGCCGCGCACGGCGGCGACGCCACGGTGATCTCCCGCCCCGGCGCCGGCGCCACCTTCCGCGTACGGTTCCCGCGCGGCACGGGCGACCTCAGCTCAGGACGTGGCGCAGCGCGGCGGTGA
- a CDS encoding response regulator transcription factor has translation MSRILVVDDEPYLADLVATALRYEGFETAIAGTGAAAVSLAETFGPDLIVLDVMLPDVLGTEVCHRIRSTGSEVPVVFLTALDATEDKIGGLTVGGDDYVTKPFSLEELIARIRAVLRRTRRTGAEGGRVTFADLVIEEDAHEVWRNGRRVDLTPTEFKLLRFLAANAGKVVSKRQILDYVWEYDFGGNDGVVQTYISYLRRKVDASHPPLIHTVPRVGYVLRLPRED, from the coding sequence GTGAGCCGCATACTGGTCGTAGATGACGAGCCCTATCTCGCCGATCTCGTCGCAACCGCACTTCGCTACGAGGGGTTCGAGACGGCGATCGCCGGGACGGGGGCCGCGGCGGTGTCGCTGGCCGAGACCTTCGGACCCGACCTGATCGTCCTGGACGTGATGCTGCCCGACGTGCTCGGCACGGAGGTCTGCCACCGGATCAGGTCCACGGGCTCCGAGGTGCCCGTGGTCTTCCTCACCGCCCTCGACGCCACCGAGGACAAGATCGGCGGGCTGACCGTGGGAGGTGACGACTACGTCACCAAGCCGTTCAGCCTGGAGGAGCTGATCGCCAGGATCCGCGCCGTGCTGCGCCGGACCCGGCGGACCGGCGCCGAGGGCGGCAGGGTGACCTTCGCCGACCTGGTCATCGAGGAGGACGCCCACGAGGTGTGGCGCAACGGCCGGCGCGTCGACCTCACCCCGACGGAGTTCAAGCTGCTGCGCTTCCTGGCGGCCAACGCGGGCAAGGTCGTCTCCAAGCGGCAGATCCTCGACTACGTGTGGGAGTACGACTTCGGCGGCAACGACGGGGTCGTGCAGACCTACATCAGCTACCTGCGCCGCAAGGTCGACGCGTCACACCCGCCGCTCATCCACACCGTGCCCAGGGTGGGATACGTCCTGCGCCTGCCGAGGGAAGACTGA
- a CDS encoding MMPL family transporter — translation MERISVFVLRRKGLVALLAVLGFLVGMGATPIAIQRLSEEYSHPGMPAFDANQEIVRIYGNGGYQRPFVPVVVLPEGMRAEESKEILGRAFAAVSAELPKARVVSYASTGDPRLIGTDGRTTFGLVFPGTYSDGSPPGGGLGETPDESPVIVRAMTPALPAGTSVHVTGLDTLAPSVDAGGVDVPAKIGIGVLAAVAVLLLVFRSALAFVPLLISVLSIFLSFIVILLLTLVTTVHDVALTTMPLLGLGIAVDYSLLLVARWREEQAGGHRGDEAVHRAMAGAGRAVLFSGVAVAVGLVTMVVLPVPFLRSLGLAGMIIAAMSVATTLTVLPVLLALAGQRLDRRRARAGRDEVPFHREARAGRAWSAWARGVVRMRLLATLLAGGVLVALTVTALNVNLGLPASGNLLATGTGHEGLSALRQAGVPEGSITPFDVLVTGDPGRAAERLRGVKGVSAVLAPDDPSWRREGTAVITVLPISENGTEAGEATITRVREAAPATARVGGNAAQSMDFQERTYGAFPWMLGLIALVTFVMLARAFRSLLLPLKAIVLNLLSLGAVIGAMVLLWQFGWGTRELLDIQPTGSIGEFVPLTIFAFLYGLSMDYEVFILARMREEYDRSGSTEHAVIEGVGRTGRLVTSAALILFISFTALAMTPELDVKVFASGLALGIFLDATLIRGVLVPAVVAMMGRWNWWLPAWAARLLRVEPSPLRREDPEPARIPEPV, via the coding sequence ATGGAGAGAATCTCGGTTTTCGTACTGCGGCGCAAGGGACTGGTCGCCCTGCTGGCCGTGCTGGGATTCCTGGTGGGCATGGGCGCGACGCCGATCGCGATTCAGCGGCTCTCCGAGGAATACTCACACCCGGGAATGCCCGCTTTCGATGCCAATCAGGAAATCGTCAGGATCTACGGGAATGGCGGCTATCAGCGACCATTCGTCCCAGTTGTCGTACTTCCCGAGGGAATGCGGGCCGAGGAGAGCAAGGAGATCCTCGGCCGCGCCTTCGCCGCCGTCTCCGCCGAGCTGCCCAAGGCCCGCGTGGTCTCCTACGCGAGCACCGGCGACCCCCGGCTGATCGGCACCGACGGCCGGACCACGTTCGGGCTGGTCTTCCCCGGCACCTACTCCGACGGCAGCCCGCCGGGCGGCGGCCTCGGGGAGACCCCGGACGAGAGCCCGGTCATCGTCAGGGCGATGACCCCGGCGCTGCCGGCGGGCACGAGCGTCCACGTCACGGGCCTGGACACCCTCGCGCCGAGCGTGGACGCGGGCGGCGTGGACGTGCCCGCCAAGATCGGTATCGGCGTGCTCGCCGCGGTGGCCGTCCTGCTGCTGGTGTTCCGCTCGGCGCTGGCCTTCGTACCGCTCCTCATCTCGGTCCTGTCCATCTTCCTGTCGTTCATCGTGATCCTGCTGCTGACGCTGGTGACGACCGTGCACGACGTGGCCCTCACCACGATGCCCCTGCTGGGCCTGGGCATCGCGGTCGACTACTCGCTGCTGCTGGTGGCCCGCTGGCGGGAGGAGCAGGCGGGCGGGCACCGCGGCGACGAGGCCGTGCACCGGGCCATGGCGGGCGCCGGGCGGGCGGTGCTGTTCAGCGGCGTGGCGGTCGCGGTCGGCCTGGTGACCATGGTGGTGCTGCCGGTGCCGTTCCTGCGCAGCCTCGGCCTCGCCGGGATGATCATCGCGGCGATGAGCGTGGCCACCACGCTGACCGTGCTGCCGGTGCTGCTCGCCCTGGCCGGGCAGCGGCTCGACCGCAGGCGCGCCCGCGCGGGCCGGGACGAGGTCCCCTTCCATCGCGAGGCGCGGGCCGGACGGGCCTGGTCGGCGTGGGCCCGCGGCGTGGTGCGGATGCGCCTGCTCGCCACCCTGCTCGCCGGCGGGGTGCTGGTGGCGCTGACGGTGACCGCCCTGAACGTCAACCTCGGCCTGCCCGCGAGCGGGAACCTGCTGGCCACCGGCACCGGCCACGAGGGGCTGTCCGCGCTGCGCCAGGCGGGCGTCCCCGAGGGCTCGATCACCCCGTTCGACGTCCTGGTGACCGGCGACCCGGGCCGGGCCGCCGAACGGCTGAGGGGCGTGAAGGGCGTGTCCGCGGTGCTCGCCCCCGACGACCCGTCCTGGCGCCGCGAGGGCACCGCCGTCATCACGGTGCTCCCGATCTCGGAGAACGGCACCGAGGCCGGCGAGGCGACCATCACCCGGGTGCGCGAGGCGGCACCGGCCACCGCGCGCGTCGGCGGCAACGCCGCGCAGAGCATGGACTTCCAGGAGCGCACCTACGGGGCGTTCCCCTGGATGCTCGGCCTGATCGCGCTGGTCACGTTCGTCATGCTGGCGCGGGCGTTCCGCTCGCTGCTGCTGCCGCTGAAGGCGATCGTCCTCAACCTGCTCTCGCTGGGCGCGGTGATCGGCGCGATGGTGTTGCTGTGGCAGTTCGGCTGGGGGACCAGGGAACTGCTGGACATCCAGCCGACCGGCTCGATCGGCGAGTTCGTGCCGCTCACCATCTTCGCCTTCCTGTACGGCCTGAGCATGGACTACGAGGTGTTCATCCTGGCCAGGATGCGCGAGGAGTACGACAGGTCCGGCAGCACGGAGCACGCGGTGATCGAGGGCGTGGGCCGCACCGGGCGGCTGGTCACCTCGGCGGCGCTGATCCTGTTCATCTCCTTCACCGCGCTGGCCATGACCCCCGAGCTGGACGTGAAGGTGTTCGCCAGCGGCCTGGCCCTGGGCATCTTCCTGGACGCCACCCTCATCCGCGGCGTCCTGGTCCCGGCCGTGGTCGCGATGATGGGCCGATGGAACTGGTGGCTGCCCGCCTGGGCCGCGCGGCTGCTGCGGGTGGAGCCCTCGCCGCTACGGAGGGAGGACCCAGAGCCCGCCCGGATCCCGGAACCGGTCTAG